DNA from Sceloporus undulatus isolate JIND9_A2432 ecotype Alabama unplaced genomic scaffold, SceUnd_v1.1 scaffold_5735, whole genome shotgun sequence:
TCCCGGTTCTGGACACGCCGGTTCATCCCACCGTGGACTTTGTTCGCGATGCGGAGGACACCATGACCGCCTCCACACGTGTGGAGTTGCCTCTGCCCTTCCTCCACTCCGACGATGAGGACGATGGCAAGGATGGGCGTGGAGAAGAAGCCCCGTACTTGTTTTTCGACTCGGAGACGGGTCGATATTTCATGTCCGTTCCAAGGGATGTGGCCGTCAGAGAGTTCACCAGACTCAATCCTCATCCTACGGACTCTCGGGAAGGCAGACCTGCCCGGTCGGTTCCGAGTGCCTCTATTCTGGACAGGCCTCCTCCTTCGCCTGCGACGGCTTCTTCAGCAGCGCCTCGTCGTCGGTCGGAGACCTCGACAGCCCGCATTCCAGTTCGTCCGAGGTCCCAGGTCAGAGTCCCGGACATACCTGTCACCTCGGACACGGACTCCGAAGAGGAGCCCCTGCCCTCATCGGACATCCCCTCCGAGGACGACGACCTCTCGGCGCCAGCTTCACCTCAGAGGATGCATCACCCTGAGCCGTCGTCCCCATCTGACGACATGCGCACCTTCAGCGAGCACGTCATAAAGATGGccagggccctcgacatcgagctctcCTTCCCCAAGGAGGAGGCCCGTGACCCAGTGGAGCATCAGGTGCATGGACGTGTGCCCACACCGCCTTCCATCCCcctgctgccgtccctggagacCATAATCCAGAGGTCCTGGGACGCCCCGGCCTCCCTGACCGGCTCGTCCCGCAAGGTCGAGTCGCTCTACAGGGTCGCTCCGGCAAGCTGCGCTTGGTTGGCCGAACACCCCAAGCCGAACTCGGCCATTGTGGAAGGGGCCCAGCACAgtttcgtcccgaagcaggcgacctcccccgtcgaccgggaggcgaagaaaattgatggcctggccaagaaggcctattcgGCGGCATCCTTCGCGGTGAAGGCCATCCATTACAACGCCTGCATGGGGGCTTACATCCAGACCTtaatggaacggatctcccccctcgtgcCGGATGTCCCAGACGAGATCCAGATGCAGCTGGTTGGctcatcaccgcctccaggaaTGTGGCAGACTGTGCAGGAAGGGCTATG
Protein-coding regions in this window:
- the LOC121918197 gene encoding uncharacterized protein LOC121918197 translates to MTASTRVELPLPFLHSDDEDDGKDGRGEEAPYLFFDSETGRYFMSVPRDVAVREFTRLNPHPTDSREGRPARSVPSASILDRPPPSPATASSAAPRRRSETSTARIPVRPRSQVRVPDIPVTSDTDSEEEPLPSSDIPSEDDDLSAPASPQRMHHPEPSSPSDDMRTFSEHVIKMARALDIELSFPKEEARDPVEHQVHGRVPTPPSIPLLPSLETIIQRSWDAPASLTGSSRKVESLYRVAPASCAWLAEHPKPNSAIVEGAQHSFVPKQATSPVDREAKKIDGLAKKAYSAASFAVKAIHYNACMGAYIQTLMERISPLVPDVPDEIQMQLVGSSPPPGMWQTVQEGLCRRRWRFGDTPG